A genomic stretch from Candidatus Delongbacteria bacterium includes:
- a CDS encoding TolC family protein: MKKIIVLFLTLIISLIAKDYSLEECIAIGMEKNLDIIQRNLELQNSQLSTKSTLSNFYDIGSSYNAGYNYSNTEVKVGDTDYKNNELTKLNHALALTLTGNLSLQLLDSYEISKLSEQYALLNLEDQKDNLIVSITSAFYNVLLAKEDVGVQNENIKYNQTQYEETKLRYELGSLTKSELLQAEVNLSNAKLSIISSEKRYDTSRQSLINILNIEENYKEFNPISSENALVMEVPSIEELVNIAMENRIDIKNSSINLEQSNLSLKSEYHGYLPGLNGSLGLNYGDTYDMDTEENTNSYGTTASIGLRWDLSYSDFNKKDMKAVALKKSEVAHQQVISKAKNEVINSYLELMLQKENLESIDKHVELAKENLDLANEMFRLGNKTITDQIKAVNDYISAKYKKIEARYNYMIDYAKLVNSVGKKF; encoded by the coding sequence ATGAAGAAAATAATAGTTTTATTCCTTACCCTAATCATATCATTGATAGCAAAAGATTACTCTCTAGAGGAATGTATTGCAATTGGTATGGAAAAGAACCTCGATATTATCCAGAGAAATCTTGAACTTCAAAATTCACAATTGAGTACAAAATCCACTCTAAGTAATTTCTACGATATTGGATCTAGTTATAATGCTGGATACAACTATTCCAATACTGAAGTCAAAGTTGGTGATACCGACTATAAAAATAATGAATTAACGAAATTAAATCACGCTTTAGCTCTCACTTTGACAGGGAATCTAAGCCTACAACTTCTTGACAGTTATGAAATTTCAAAACTTTCTGAACAGTATGCTTTGTTAAACTTAGAGGATCAGAAAGATAATCTTATAGTTTCTATTACAAGTGCTTTCTATAATGTTCTTCTAGCTAAAGAAGATGTTGGAGTTCAGAATGAAAACATTAAGTACAACCAGACTCAATATGAAGAAACAAAGTTAAGATATGAGCTTGGGTCTCTGACAAAATCTGAACTTTTGCAGGCAGAAGTGAATCTTTCAAATGCTAAACTTAGCATCATTAGCTCAGAAAAAAGATACGATACAAGTAGACAGAGTCTTATCAATATTTTAAATATTGAAGAGAACTACAAAGAATTTAATCCAATAAGTAGTGAAAATGCTCTTGTAATGGAAGTTCCATCAATTGAAGAACTTGTTAATATTGCTATGGAAAATAGGATTGATATAAAGAACTCATCAATAAATCTAGAGCAGTCTAATTTAAGCTTAAAATCTGAATATCACGGCTATTTACCAGGATTAAATGGTTCGCTTGGTTTAAACTATGGTGATACTTATGATATGGATACTGAGGAAAATACCAATTCATATGGTACTACTGCTTCAATTGGATTGAGATGGGATTTAAGTTATAGCGATTTTAATAAAAAAGATATGAAAGCTGTAGCATTGAAGAAATCTGAAGTCGCTCATCAGCAGGTGATTAGTAAAGCAAAAAATGAAGTTATTAATTCATATTTAGAGTTGATGCTTCAAAAGGAAAATTTAGAAAGTATTGATAAACACGTAGAACTTGCAAAAGAAAATCTAGATCTTGCCAATGAAATGTTTAGGCTTGGCAATAAGACAATTACTGATCAAATTAAGGCAGTAAATGATTATATTAGTGCAAAATACAAAAAAATTGAAGCTAGATATAATTACATGATAGATTATGCTAAACTTGTTAATAGTGTTGGTAAGAAATTCTGA
- a CDS encoding efflux RND transporter permease subunit has protein sequence MKLTELSVKRPVTTMMTLLSFVVIGYISFTRLPMEFFPAIDVPFIFVYLPYQGSTPEEVEKKITGPAEEVLSMISGIKKIRSNSNQNDANIQLEFNWGEDANIKAMEAREKLDGIKHLLPDDFERFYVFKFNTSDMPVLEIRLSSNKDISNAYDLLERSIKRPLERIPGVADVEMHGVEKKTLKVEVIPDKLISHNIDISKVSATLSRNDFSISNGKLKINDATFMIRSESKLTTPDEIANLRIIGTSLKISDIAKVTYQSPELEYGRHLNGKFAVGLSVKKSSEANAVDVCSRIIRTIDEINQNPEMEGIDVYLMENQGEGIKSSLRELLNSGMVGALFALMVLYVFLRSITNTVIVILSVPFSMLITGVVMYFLDMSLNILSMMGLMLAVGMLVDNAVVAMESIHKHQSEMKDRKSASIVGTGKIALAITAGTATSIIVFLPNIINDDNIVSIYLKFVGLPLVIALTASLIISLTVVPVFTSLFKFEFTYKDSKLINKARNFYLRLLEWFLDHHIASIFIIIGILISVAIPANIVKSGDENAMGTRLNLFFNISGDYKLDKVEADVDKVEKYLLENKNKFEIRDVYTFYNTSYARSTIILHEEDREKSSEEIMEEIKKELPKISLGSPSFEWRSSNQDDNLRVRLTGKSSQVLIELTNDVEKYLSGFSGLVDVKSEATSGEKELHVVIDREKAHKYGFTTSSIASAVSTAMRGFSVSKMRTGDNETDIYLKFDDSELKNIENLKEVPLYNSRGDLYKLNNFAEFRYGRGPGTISRENRETSLGVKIGLKGLSKEDSRNLITYAMEKFKLPDGYKWDFGSSFDNWDNGVQTLQQNLLLALALIYFIMAALFESFLLPISIWSSIIFAIVGVWWAFLLTGTDFSFMGWIGILILVGVVVNNGIVLIEYISHLINEGYSRKDAIMKAGSERFRPILMTAGTTILSMLPLCIAQTQIGGDGPPYYPMARAIAGGLFFSTVVTLLILPSVYIILDDIRKKYYKLVKKALS, from the coding sequence ATGAAACTCACTGAATTATCGGTAAAACGACCGGTAACTACGATGATGACTCTGCTTTCTTTTGTAGTGATCGGTTATATATCTTTTACAAGATTACCAATGGAATTTTTTCCAGCAATAGATGTTCCATTTATATTTGTCTATCTGCCTTATCAGGGTTCAACACCAGAAGAGGTAGAAAAGAAAATAACAGGACCTGCAGAAGAGGTTCTATCAATGATAAGTGGAATCAAAAAGATTAGATCCAATTCAAATCAAAATGATGCCAATATTCAACTTGAATTTAATTGGGGTGAAGACGCAAACATTAAAGCGATGGAAGCTCGAGAGAAATTGGACGGAATAAAACACCTTCTGCCTGACGACTTTGAAAGATTCTATGTTTTTAAATTTAATACTAGTGATATGCCTGTCCTTGAAATTAGACTTTCCAGTAATAAGGATATTTCCAATGCTTATGATCTACTAGAAAGAAGTATTAAAAGACCGTTAGAAAGAATCCCTGGTGTGGCTGATGTTGAGATGCACGGTGTTGAAAAGAAAACCTTAAAAGTTGAAGTAATTCCAGATAAGTTAATTTCTCATAATATCGATATTTCTAAAGTCTCTGCAACATTAAGCAGAAATGACTTTTCTATATCCAATGGTAAGCTAAAAATTAATGATGCAACTTTTATGATAAGATCTGAAAGTAAGCTAACTACACCAGATGAGATAGCAAATTTGAGAATTATCGGTACAAGTTTAAAGATATCAGATATTGCTAAAGTTACTTATCAATCACCTGAACTTGAATACGGAAGACACTTGAATGGAAAATTTGCAGTTGGATTATCCGTTAAAAAAAGTTCAGAAGCTAATGCAGTAGATGTTTGTTCTAGAATTATTAGAACTATAGATGAAATAAATCAAAATCCAGAGATGGAGGGAATTGACGTATATCTCATGGAAAATCAAGGTGAAGGTATAAAATCTTCGCTTAGAGAATTGTTAAACTCTGGAATGGTTGGTGCCTTATTCGCGTTAATGGTTTTGTATGTTTTCTTAAGAAGTATTACTAATACTGTAATTGTGATCTTATCTGTTCCCTTCTCAATGCTTATAACTGGTGTTGTAATGTATTTTCTGGATATGAGCTTAAATATTCTTTCGATGATGGGACTGATGCTTGCTGTAGGAATGCTCGTGGATAATGCAGTAGTGGCGATGGAAAGTATCCATAAACATCAAAGCGAGATGAAGGATCGTAAGAGTGCTTCAATTGTTGGAACTGGAAAAATTGCTCTGGCTATTACAGCTGGAACTGCAACTTCCATAATTGTTTTTCTGCCAAATATTATAAACGATGATAATATTGTGAGTATTTATCTAAAATTTGTAGGATTACCATTAGTAATTGCATTAACTGCATCACTAATTATTTCACTTACAGTGGTTCCAGTTTTTACATCTTTGTTTAAATTTGAATTTACTTATAAAGATAGTAAACTAATAAATAAAGCCAGAAATTTTTACTTAAGACTGTTAGAGTGGTTTTTAGATCATCATATCGCTTCAATATTTATAATTATTGGGATTTTGATAAGCGTAGCTATTCCTGCTAATATTGTGAAAAGTGGTGATGAAAATGCTATGGGAACAAGGTTAAACCTATTTTTTAATATTAGTGGAGACTATAAATTAGATAAAGTTGAAGCTGATGTTGACAAAGTTGAAAAATATCTTTTAGAGAATAAAAATAAATTTGAGATCCGTGACGTTTATACCTTCTATAACACCTCCTATGCAAGATCAACAATTATTCTGCATGAAGAGGATAGAGAGAAAAGTTCGGAAGAGATTATGGAAGAGATAAAAAAAGAGCTTCCCAAAATTTCACTGGGGTCTCCATCTTTCGAGTGGAGAAGCAGTAATCAAGACGATAATCTAAGGGTAAGATTGACTGGTAAATCCAGTCAGGTTCTGATAGAGTTAACTAATGATGTGGAAAAATATCTTTCTGGATTTAGTGGTTTAGTGGATGTCAAAAGTGAAGCTACAAGCGGTGAAAAAGAGTTACATGTAGTAATTGATAGAGAAAAAGCTCATAAATATGGTTTCACTACTTCATCTATTGCCTCAGCTGTTTCTACTGCGATGAGAGGATTCTCGGTAAGTAAAATGAGAACTGGAGATAACGAGACTGATATTTACTTGAAATTTGATGATTCAGAACTTAAGAATATTGAAAACTTAAAAGAGGTTCCATTGTATAATAGCCGTGGAGATCTCTACAAACTAAATAATTTTGCAGAGTTTAGATACGGTAGAGGACCTGGTACAATTTCAAGGGAAAATAGAGAAACATCTCTTGGAGTTAAGATAGGATTAAAAGGATTATCTAAGGAGGATTCTAGAAATTTGATTACTTATGCTATGGAAAAGTTTAAACTACCTGACGGTTACAAATGGGATTTTGGTTCTAGTTTTGATAACTGGGATAATGGGGTTCAAACATTGCAACAGAATTTACTTCTTGCCTTAGCTTTAATCTATTTCATTATGGCTGCTTTATTTGAGTCATTCCTTCTTCCGATCTCCATTTGGTCTTCAATAATTTTTGCTATTGTGGGTGTCTGGTGGGCTTTTCTTCTTACTGGAACAGACTTCTCATTCATGGGATGGATTGGAATTCTTATTCTAGTTGGTGTCGTTGTTAATAATGGTATAGTTTTAATAGAATATATCAGTCACTTGATAAACGAAGGTTATTCCAGAAAAGATGCAATCATGAAGGCTGGAAGTGAAAGATTCAGACCTATCCTTATGACAGCTGGAACAACAATACTTTCTATGCTTCCGCTCTGTATAGCTCAAACACAGATTGGTGGTGATGGACCTCCATATTACCCAATGGCAAGAGCAATTGCAGGAGGATTATTTTTTTCTACAGTGGTAACTTTATTAATATTACCTTCAGTGTATATAATCCTTGATGATATTCGAAAAAAGTATTATAAATTAGTAAAAAAAGCTTTAAGTTAA
- a CDS encoding efflux RND transporter permease subunit codes for MKLISISIKRKVTVTMVVLAVLMFGAVSFTRLRINLLPELTYPTLTIRTEYPGAAPAEVENLISKPIEESLGVVKNVRKISSISRSEQSDVTIEFAWGTNMDFAGLEVREKIDQLFLPTDSKRPSILKYDPSLDPIMRYGFFYDNDTDVSIEKLRIFADEEIKKALEVIDGVASVKISGGLEDEIHVLIDQGKLARLNLDVNTIASRLAYENINYSGGKLEEGSTRLLVRTINEFKTIDEINDISIGTFEGKNLKLRDVAEIRKSYKDRSAVTRVDGRESVEIAIYKEGDANAVNVAKLVNYKIESLNKILPKKTTFKKVYDQSIFIQNSIDEVINSGIIGGLLAIIILYFFLKNFWITLVTSFSIPVSVIATFNLMYGNNITLNIMSLGGITLGIGMLLDNSIVVLENISRHRENGMGIVESAIKGAREVGTAVTASTLTTIAVFFPLIFVDGIAGQLFRDQAMTVTFSLVASLIVSLTLVPMLASIVRKSETIIEEDAVKNGKNRWYYLIYKYSLLIIFKTVFIYVPFGIVFLVSRVFRILSKSMKIIMSPFLMVFDKLFGFVANLYPKILKFSLNHPVVVLFFAILMFLGSLSLVPKLGMELIPQMTQGEFKAEIKLTAGSPLAKTDEVIKEIQNKFKDNEFIKTMYSVAGTGNLLTSSTEEGGENKGEINFVLKSEYLDKEDFVIESVRSELSRKAGLEYKFTKPALFSFKTPLEIEISGFNINSLKKANADIMEILENDPQFADVKTTVDRGQPEIQVFFDREKAAAMNLDIENVASKITGRIKGNLATKFTEKDRKIDIIVKADEKEFQSVEDVKNMIINPESKTPVPLSSIATIEISDSPVEIRRTEQERVAIISAGISSGDLGSAAQKLKNIVRKMDFPEGISVTIAGQNEEMEASFSSLKFTLLMAVFLVYLVMASQFESFIHPFVILFSIPLALIGAVLALYLTGYPLSVVVFIGGILLAGIVVNNAIVLIDLVNQLRSEGMEKDEALIMGGSRRLRSILMTTLTTVLGLLPMSIGLGEGAELRAPMGVTVIGGLVMSTLLTLIIIPVVYKLIDRKKFDIINQESSL; via the coding sequence ATGAAACTTATTAGTATTTCCATAAAGAGGAAAGTAACTGTAACTATGGTTGTTTTGGCAGTTCTAATGTTTGGAGCTGTATCATTTACAAGACTTAGAATAAATTTACTTCCAGAATTAACTTATCCTACTTTAACCATCAGAACAGAATATCCAGGAGCTGCACCAGCTGAAGTAGAGAATCTTATATCAAAACCAATTGAAGAGAGCCTTGGTGTTGTAAAAAATGTAAGAAAAATTTCATCTATTTCTAGATCTGAACAATCAGATGTAACAATAGAATTCGCATGGGGAACGAATATGGATTTTGCTGGATTGGAGGTAAGAGAGAAAATTGATCAGCTCTTTCTGCCAACCGATTCAAAGAGGCCATCAATTCTAAAATATGATCCTTCACTAGATCCTATCATGCGATATGGATTTTTTTACGATAATGACACTGATGTCAGCATCGAAAAATTGAGGATTTTTGCAGATGAAGAAATTAAAAAAGCTTTGGAAGTTATAGATGGAGTGGCATCAGTTAAAATCAGTGGTGGTCTCGAAGATGAGATTCACGTTTTGATTGATCAAGGTAAATTAGCAAGACTAAATCTTGACGTAAATACGATCGCATCAAGGTTGGCATATGAGAATATAAATTACTCTGGTGGAAAACTGGAGGAAGGTAGCACACGACTTTTAGTAAGAACAATAAATGAATTTAAAACAATAGATGAAATTAATGATATTTCAATAGGTACATTTGAAGGTAAAAATTTAAAGCTTAGAGATGTCGCAGAGATTAGAAAAAGTTATAAGGATAGATCTGCCGTTACAAGAGTTGATGGTAGAGAATCTGTTGAAATTGCTATCTACAAAGAAGGGGATGCAAATGCAGTAAATGTTGCAAAACTCGTTAATTATAAAATCGAATCTCTTAACAAAATTTTACCAAAAAAAACTACATTTAAAAAAGTATATGACCAATCAATTTTTATCCAAAATTCTATAGATGAGGTTATTAACTCAGGTATAATTGGTGGTCTACTTGCAATCATCATACTTTATTTCTTCTTGAAAAATTTCTGGATTACTCTAGTAACTTCATTTTCTATTCCAGTTTCAGTAATTGCAACTTTCAATTTAATGTATGGAAATAATATAACATTAAATATCATGTCCTTGGGTGGTATTACTCTGGGAATCGGTATGCTTCTCGATAACTCTATTGTTGTACTTGAAAATATTTCACGTCATAGAGAAAATGGGATGGGAATAGTTGAGTCAGCAATTAAAGGAGCTCGTGAAGTTGGTACAGCTGTTACGGCATCAACTCTGACTACGATAGCGGTGTTTTTCCCACTAATTTTTGTTGATGGAATTGCCGGCCAATTATTCAGAGATCAGGCTATGACTGTAACCTTTTCTTTAGTTGCATCATTGATAGTATCTTTAACATTAGTTCCAATGCTTGCATCTATTGTTAGGAAAAGTGAAACTATAATAGAAGAAGATGCTGTAAAAAATGGGAAAAATAGATGGTATTATCTAATTTACAAATATTCATTACTTATAATTTTCAAAACTGTATTTATATATGTACCTTTTGGTATTGTTTTTTTAGTGAGTAGAGTCTTCAGGATTTTATCAAAATCAATGAAGATAATTATGTCTCCATTCCTAATGGTGTTTGATAAACTATTTGGTTTTGTAGCTAATCTTTATCCAAAAATTTTAAAATTCTCTCTGAATCATCCTGTAGTTGTACTATTTTTTGCAATATTGATGTTTTTAGGAAGCTTAAGTCTAGTGCCTAAACTGGGAATGGAGCTTATTCCTCAGATGACACAAGGTGAATTTAAGGCAGAAATCAAATTGACAGCTGGTTCTCCTCTGGCTAAAACAGATGAAGTAATAAAAGAGATACAGAATAAATTTAAAGATAATGAATTTATAAAAACTATGTACTCTGTTGCAGGAACAGGTAATCTTCTTACATCATCAACTGAAGAAGGTGGAGAAAATAAAGGTGAAATTAACTTCGTTTTAAAGAGTGAATATTTGGATAAAGAGGATTTTGTAATTGAGAGCGTTCGTAGTGAACTTTCCAGAAAAGCTGGATTGGAATACAAATTTACAAAACCTGCTTTATTTAGCTTTAAAACTCCTCTAGAAATTGAAATTTCAGGCTTCAACATTAATAGTCTAAAAAAAGCAAATGCGGATATTATGGAGATCTTGGAAAATGATCCACAATTCGCGGACGTAAAGACCACAGTAGACAGAGGACAACCTGAAATTCAAGTTTTCTTTGACCGTGAGAAAGCTGCTGCGATGAATCTTGATATTGAAAATGTTGCTTCAAAAATTACAGGTCGCATTAAAGGTAATCTTGCTACGAAATTTACCGAAAAAGATCGTAAAATTGATATCATTGTTAAAGCTGATGAAAAAGAGTTTCAGTCTGTTGAAGATGTTAAAAATATGATCATAAATCCCGAAAGTAAAACCCCGGTTCCTTTAAGTTCAATTGCCACAATTGAGATAAGTGATTCTCCGGTTGAAATTAGAAGAACAGAGCAGGAAAGGGTTGCAATTATTTCAGCAGGTATTTCTAGTGGTGACCTTGGTAGTGCTGCCCAAAAATTGAAAAATATTGTCAGAAAAATGGATTTTCCAGAAGGTATAAGTGTTACTATTGCTGGTCAAAATGAAGAGATGGAAGCAAGCTTTTCATCACTTAAATTCACATTATTGATGGCAGTTTTCTTAGTTTATCTTGTTATGGCTTCACAATTTGAATCATTCATCCATCCTTTTGTAATTCTATTTTCTATTCCACTTGCTTTAATTGGAGCTGTACTCGCTCTTTATTTGACTGGATATCCGTTGTCAGTAGTAGTTTTCATTGGAGGAATTTTACTTGCAGGAATTGTAGTAAACAATGCAATTGTGTTGATTGACCTTGTTAATCAATTACGTAGTGAAGGAATGGAAAAAGATGAAGCTCTCATTATGGGCGGTTCTAGAAGGTTGAGATCAATTCTAATGACCACTCTCACCACCGTTCTTGGTTTACTTCCAATGTCGATTGGATTAGGAGAGGGAGCTGAACTGCGAGCTCCAATGGGTGTTACAGTTATTGGTGGTCTTGTGATGTCAACTCTTTTAACACTTATAATAATTCCTGTTGTTTATAAACTTATAGACAGGAAGAAATTTGATATAATAAATCAGGAAAGCAGCCTATGA
- a CDS encoding efflux RND transporter periplasmic adaptor subunit: MRFTRMYLLIIVSSFLLMSCNEKKDDNDKKKSFKVPVEVNIVGKGSISAYYSSSSTLESDRKANVVAKSSGYVQKIFVSEGDNVKEGQLLAELDNEKQILDLKSAEIEMDKATRDYQRATESFDRKYISDEVFEKIKYAYETAKNNYDQLQWAKNNTEIRASIDGKITSKLIDLGNMITSGSTAFMIEDFSTLTVAIDVPELELSKLSIGLEADVCFDALSEKVFKGKIFTISPVIDSRTGTSKVEIRVEDKKNILKPGMFARVKIEYDRRDNTILIPKNALLNEDDEKSVFIASDSLALKANVLTGYSTAEKIEILDGIKVGDQIVTIGVNSLKDSTKIEIIKIDNATEK, encoded by the coding sequence GTGAGATTTACAAGAATGTACTTATTGATAATAGTATCATCATTTTTACTGATGAGTTGTAATGAAAAAAAAGACGATAATGACAAGAAGAAAAGTTTTAAGGTTCCAGTAGAAGTAAATATTGTTGGAAAAGGAAGTATTAGTGCCTATTACTCCTCTTCTTCAACATTGGAATCTGACAGAAAAGCTAATGTTGTTGCTAAATCATCAGGTTATGTTCAAAAGATTTTTGTTTCTGAAGGAGATAACGTTAAAGAGGGGCAACTTTTAGCTGAGCTTGATAACGAAAAACAGATCCTAGATTTAAAATCTGCTGAGATTGAAATGGATAAAGCCACTAGAGATTATCAAAGAGCCACTGAATCTTTTGACAGAAAATATATAAGTGATGAAGTTTTTGAGAAAATTAAATATGCTTATGAGACTGCAAAAAACAATTACGATCAACTTCAATGGGCTAAAAATAATACTGAAATTAGAGCTTCCATTGACGGTAAAATTACTTCCAAGCTTATTGATTTAGGTAACATGATAACATCTGGATCTACTGCGTTTATGATAGAAGATTTTTCTACTTTAACAGTTGCTATTGATGTTCCAGAACTTGAACTAAGTAAATTATCTATTGGTCTTGAAGCTGACGTATGTTTCGACGCTTTAAGTGAAAAAGTTTTTAAAGGTAAAATTTTCACAATTAGTCCTGTTATCGATTCTAGAACTGGTACTTCGAAAGTAGAAATTAGAGTTGAGGATAAAAAAAATATTTTAAAGCCGGGTATGTTTGCAAGAGTAAAAATTGAGTATGATCGGAGAGATAATACTATTTTGATACCAAAAAATGCTCTTTTAAATGAGGATGATGAGAAGTCTGTGTTCATAGCTTCTGATTCTCTTGCTCTGAAGGCAAATGTTTTAACTGGATACTCCACTGCAGAAAAAATTGAGATTTTAGATGGCATTAAAGTTGGCGATCAAATTGTAACTATTGGAGTTAACAGTTTGAAAGATAGCACTAAAATTGAGATTATTAAAATTGACAATGCTACGGAAAAATAA